The Saccharopolyspora gloriosae genome has a segment encoding these proteins:
- a CDS encoding cytochrome P450, with product MSALESLTATPQARRASVADTVRVATRVVLPTLAAGVIVRRPRIMALAEKLQFDRSAIRLLTALRLRYGDGPLRLAVPGRKYALLLDPDQVREVLRDSAQRFTPANREKRAALRHFQPHGVLISRGRSRALRRNFHENVLEMDRPVHELGPRVAAAAAEEGARIVERAQSAGRLGWDDFAAGWWRAVRRVVLGDSARDDRRLIELLNELRADANWAFAHPRRESRRREFSDRLHAHLARADSGSLASTISNRESTAEVDPDEQVPHWLFAFDAAAMIAFRALALLASHPEQMRAVRAELDEARSDAPLLPYLRSCLLESVRLWPTTPALLRDAVTEAECGGQVLPAGTGVFIFTPLFHRDETTMDNAHRFTPESWSDGTMDDHPAIVPFSAGPGRCPGENVVLLTASTLLAALIRGHEFHLRDDHGLGSEPLPCTLNNFGLVFDVAASPGQEDRPRS from the coding sequence GTGTCCGCTCTCGAATCCCTGACCGCAACACCTCAGGCCCGCCGCGCATCGGTCGCGGACACGGTGCGCGTGGCGACCCGCGTGGTCCTGCCGACGCTGGCGGCCGGAGTGATCGTCCGGCGCCCCCGCATCATGGCGTTGGCGGAGAAGCTGCAATTCGACCGGTCCGCCATCCGCTTGCTGACCGCGCTTCGCCTTCGCTACGGCGATGGCCCGTTGCGGTTGGCGGTTCCGGGCCGGAAGTACGCGCTGCTGCTCGATCCGGATCAGGTGCGGGAGGTGCTGCGCGACTCCGCTCAACGGTTCACCCCGGCCAACCGCGAGAAGCGCGCCGCGCTGCGGCACTTCCAGCCGCACGGTGTCCTGATCTCACGCGGGCGTTCACGGGCGCTGCGCCGGAACTTCCACGAGAACGTCCTCGAGATGGACCGGCCGGTGCACGAACTGGGGCCACGGGTCGCGGCGGCCGCGGCGGAGGAAGGTGCGCGGATCGTGGAGCGCGCGCAGTCGGCGGGCCGCCTCGGCTGGGACGATTTCGCGGCCGGGTGGTGGCGCGCGGTGCGCCGAGTCGTGCTCGGCGACAGCGCACGGGACGACCGGCGGCTGATCGAGCTGCTCAACGAGCTCCGCGCGGACGCGAACTGGGCTTTCGCCCATCCCCGGCGGGAATCGCGGCGGCGCGAGTTCAGCGACCGGCTGCACGCCCACTTGGCCAGGGCCGACTCCGGCAGCCTCGCATCGACGATCTCGAACCGGGAGTCCACCGCCGAGGTCGACCCGGACGAGCAGGTCCCGCACTGGCTGTTCGCGTTCGACGCGGCGGCGATGATCGCGTTCCGAGCGTTGGCGCTGCTGGCCTCCCACCCCGAGCAGATGCGAGCCGTGCGCGCCGAACTCGACGAAGCCCGATCGGACGCACCGCTGCTGCCGTATCTGCGCTCCTGCCTGCTCGAATCCGTCCGCCTGTGGCCGACCACACCCGCGCTGCTGCGCGACGCGGTCACCGAGGCGGAATGCGGCGGCCAAGTGCTTCCCGCAGGCACCGGGGTCTTCATCTTCACGCCACTGTTCCACCGCGATGAGACCACAATGGACAACGCGCACCGGTTCACGCCCGAATCCTGGTCGGACGGGACGATGGACGACCATCCGGCCATCGTCCCGTTCAGCGCCGGTCCCGGACGCTGCCCTGGTGAGAACGTCGTGCTGCTCACCGCGAGCACGCTGCTGGCCGCCCTGATCCGCGGCCACGAGTTCCACCTGCGCGACGACCACGGCCTCGGGTCCGAGCCGTTGCCGTGCACCTTGAACAACTTCGGCCTCGTCTTCGACGTAGCGGCCTCACCCGGCCAGGAGGATCGACCGCGAAGCTGA
- a CDS encoding MFS transporter, translating into MPRPAGTSVLLGAGAFTVGTCELVLAGLLPELGGSLGIPVATVGQVVTVFGVTAAVSGPIFAATTARWARRRVLLLALGMYLAGTAFSATAVAFGPLLIAQVLAACGAGLFLPTATVTAATLAEPERQGRAVATVTTGMTVAIAVGAPSGTALAALVGWRATMVALAVLASLVAVAVAVRVPPVQAADEPVDLRERLSPLVDRRVLTLLATTLAAFTAIYVPYTYISVVAAEATGGDGLRLAVVLSVLGVAGITGNLVAGRLADRFGGRPVVAGALVGLAIVFVLTPYWSTTLPTTLLAAAVYGLIGFGVSAPQTYRMLGTGDQASLAVALNGAALYLAIALSGVIGGVTITASGPGLLGPLAAAGALAALAFSETAHRVISRSTRTDDGLKSLHED; encoded by the coding sequence ATGCCACGCCCTGCGGGAACTTCCGTCCTGCTCGGCGCGGGGGCTTTCACCGTCGGAACGTGCGAGCTCGTCCTGGCCGGGCTGCTGCCCGAGCTCGGCGGTTCGCTGGGGATTCCCGTGGCGACGGTCGGCCAAGTCGTGACGGTGTTCGGTGTGACCGCCGCGGTTTCCGGCCCGATCTTCGCCGCAACGACCGCGCGCTGGGCTCGCCGCCGAGTTCTGCTGCTGGCGCTCGGCATGTACCTGGCGGGCACGGCGTTCAGCGCGACTGCTGTGGCATTCGGCCCGCTGTTGATCGCGCAGGTGCTGGCAGCCTGTGGAGCAGGCCTGTTCTTGCCGACGGCGACCGTGACGGCGGCGACTCTCGCGGAACCGGAACGCCAAGGCCGGGCGGTCGCGACGGTCACGACCGGGATGACGGTCGCGATCGCCGTCGGCGCCCCATCGGGCACCGCGCTCGCGGCGCTGGTGGGGTGGAGGGCAACGATGGTCGCGCTGGCCGTGCTCGCGTCACTCGTCGCGGTGGCCGTCGCCGTGCGGGTTCCCCCGGTGCAGGCCGCTGACGAGCCGGTCGATCTGCGGGAACGGTTGTCTCCCCTGGTCGATCGCCGGGTGCTGACGCTGTTGGCGACGACCTTGGCCGCATTCACCGCGATCTACGTCCCCTACACCTACATCTCGGTCGTGGCAGCCGAAGCCACTGGCGGGGACGGTCTCCGGCTGGCCGTCGTCCTGTCCGTTCTCGGCGTCGCCGGGATCACGGGCAACCTGGTGGCCGGTCGGCTCGCGGACAGGTTCGGGGGACGGCCGGTCGTGGCCGGCGCGCTCGTCGGCTTGGCGATCGTGTTCGTGCTGACGCCGTACTGGAGCACGACACTTCCGACAACACTGCTCGCCGCAGCCGTGTACGGGCTGATCGGCTTCGGCGTCAGCGCACCGCAGACCTACCGCATGCTCGGCACGGGCGATCAGGCTTCCCTCGCGGTGGCGCTCAACGGTGCGGCCCTCTACCTCGCGATCGCGCTGTCCGGCGTGATCGGCGGCGTCACGATCACCGCCTCGGGGCCGGGCCTGCTCGGACCGCTCGCGGCGGCCGGGGCACTCGCCGCGCTGGCCTTCTCCGAGACCGCACACCGCGTCATATCGCGCTCCACTCGCACCGACGACGGCCTGAAATCGCTCCACGAGGACTGA
- a CDS encoding STAS domain-containing protein gives MSYPTSTSVAVHLAGDLDTETTPRLRELLAPRLASMAESVILDLSGLRFLGVAGLQLLAHVHRRAASRGMMIYIVDGPTCVDRALRAAGSGETVPTYSSVTAAVAELAGRREIGATA, from the coding sequence TTGTCCTACCCCACCAGCACCTCGGTAGCGGTGCACCTCGCCGGTGACCTCGACACCGAAACGACCCCGCGCCTGCGCGAACTGCTGGCCCCTCGGCTCGCCTCGATGGCCGAGTCCGTGATCCTCGACCTGTCCGGACTGCGCTTCCTGGGCGTCGCCGGCCTGCAGCTGCTGGCCCACGTGCACCGACGGGCCGCGAGCCGAGGCATGATGATCTACATCGTCGACGGGCCGACCTGCGTGGACCGTGCGCTGCGCGCCGCCGGATCGGGCGAGACCGTTCCGACCTACTCCAGCGTCACCGCGGCCGTCGCCGAACTGGCCGGTCGGCGCGAGATCGGCGCCACCGCCTGA
- a CDS encoding SDR family oxidoreductase encodes MVDRPASPAAQEQRPPGTTSPMDPLPRDEMRDYAGAGHLAGKKALVTGGDSGIGRAVSVAFAKEGADVAVGYLDSVESHDAEHTASLVREQGRKCFLFQGDVADESYCERLVDEAAQSLGGLDVVVNHAGTQAPQEDLASVGTEQFDRTFKVNVYAVFWICRAALRHLPDDGAIVNTGSVNALRGNKSLMDYSATKGAVHVFTQSLAQSLAGRGLRVNCVAPGPVWTPLIPATFGADKVDGFGDQTPMGRMGHPDEIAPSYVFFASSRLSSYYTGEVLAPVGGETHPG; translated from the coding sequence ATGGTGGACCGACCGGCCAGCCCCGCCGCGCAAGAACAACGACCGCCGGGAACGACCTCTCCCATGGATCCCCTTCCTCGGGACGAGATGCGGGATTACGCGGGAGCAGGCCACCTCGCAGGCAAGAAGGCACTGGTGACCGGCGGAGACTCCGGCATCGGGCGGGCCGTGTCGGTCGCCTTCGCCAAAGAGGGCGCCGATGTGGCGGTCGGCTACCTCGACTCCGTGGAGTCCCACGATGCCGAGCACACGGCCTCGCTGGTCCGCGAGCAGGGACGCAAGTGCTTCCTGTTCCAGGGCGACGTCGCTGACGAGAGCTACTGCGAACGTCTCGTCGACGAAGCCGCGCAGAGCCTGGGCGGGCTCGACGTGGTGGTGAACCACGCCGGAACGCAAGCGCCGCAAGAGGATCTGGCGTCGGTGGGGACCGAACAGTTCGACCGCACGTTCAAGGTGAACGTGTACGCGGTGTTCTGGATCTGCCGGGCCGCGCTGCGCCACCTCCCGGACGACGGGGCGATCGTGAACACCGGATCGGTGAACGCGTTGCGCGGCAACAAGAGTTTGATGGACTACTCGGCCACCAAGGGTGCGGTGCACGTGTTCACGCAGTCCCTTGCGCAATCGCTGGCCGGGCGGGGACTTCGCGTCAACTGCGTCGCGCCGGGTCCAGTGTGGACTCCGCTGATCCCCGCCACCTTCGGCGCGGACAAGGTCGACGGGTTCGGGGACCAGACCCCCATGGGACGCATGGGGCATCCCGACGAGATCGCGCCCAGCTACGTCTTCTTCGCCTCGTCGAGGTTGTCCAGCTACTACACCGGAGAGGTCTTGGCGCCGGTGGGCGGCGAAACCCACCCGGGCTGA
- a CDS encoding CBS domain-containing protein produces MTTARDIMTAQPECVATDDSLALAAQQMRRLKVGALPICGPDQKIKGVLTDRDIVVRGLGTGKDPGQTNSGSFNDGEAVTVGADDPIDELLNVMIDHKVKRLPVIDGSKLVGMVSIADVARNLPQPDVGQLVEALSLD; encoded by the coding sequence ATGACCACAGCACGGGACATCATGACCGCACAGCCCGAATGCGTCGCGACCGACGACAGCCTCGCCTTGGCGGCCCAGCAGATGCGCAGGCTGAAGGTGGGGGCGCTGCCCATCTGCGGTCCCGATCAGAAGATCAAGGGCGTGCTGACGGATCGCGACATCGTCGTGCGCGGCTTGGGCACCGGTAAGGACCCCGGACAGACGAACTCCGGCAGCTTCAACGACGGCGAGGCCGTGACGGTCGGAGCCGACGACCCGATCGACGAACTGCTCAACGTGATGATCGACCACAAGGTCAAGCGCCTGCCCGTGATCGATGGATCCAAACTGGTGGGCATGGTGTCCATCGCCGACGTGGCGCGGAACCTGCCCCAGCCCGATGTGGGACAGCTCGTCGAGGCGCTGTCGCTGGACTGA
- a CDS encoding acetyl-CoA carboxylase biotin carboxylase subunit family protein yields MSHHVFVLGLDERNLDTLRGLPALADCELHPLLSVDSLVHVDDIDVHALLDAANRELDANDGPVDAIVGYWDFPVSSLVPMLCAQRGLLSADLRAIVACEHKYWSRVEQAKVINEVPRFGLVDVDTDTAPPEGVRYPLWVKPVKSFSSQMAYRITDDEQFRAALADIRTGIDKVGKPFDTVLDQLDLPAEIADAGGRACVAEEAVSGQQVTVEGYSHHGSVHIYGVIDTVNYPGTSSFLRYQYPSALPQEVIERITTASRRVIEHLGLDHVAFNVEFFWDEPSGAVYLLEINPRHSQSHAPLFEAVDGVPESGSARRSGDRCPPTTTRARPCSNSSPTASAT; encoded by the coding sequence ATGAGCCACCACGTCTTCGTTCTCGGACTCGACGAACGGAACCTCGACACCCTGCGCGGTCTGCCCGCGCTGGCGGATTGCGAACTGCATCCGCTGCTGAGCGTCGACAGCCTGGTGCACGTCGACGACATCGACGTGCACGCGTTGCTGGACGCGGCGAACCGGGAGCTGGACGCGAACGACGGGCCGGTCGACGCGATCGTCGGCTACTGGGACTTCCCGGTCAGCTCGCTGGTGCCGATGCTGTGCGCGCAGCGCGGGCTGCTCAGCGCGGACCTGCGCGCCATCGTGGCCTGCGAGCACAAGTACTGGAGCCGGGTCGAGCAGGCCAAGGTCATCAACGAGGTGCCCAGGTTCGGGCTCGTCGACGTGGACACGGACACCGCGCCGCCGGAGGGCGTGCGCTACCCGCTGTGGGTGAAACCGGTGAAGTCCTTCTCCTCGCAGATGGCCTACCGGATCACCGACGACGAGCAGTTCCGCGCCGCGCTGGCCGACATCCGCACCGGCATCGACAAGGTGGGCAAGCCCTTCGACACCGTGCTCGACCAGCTCGACCTCCCGGCGGAGATCGCCGACGCCGGTGGACGCGCCTGCGTTGCCGAGGAAGCGGTGAGCGGTCAGCAGGTGACGGTCGAGGGCTACAGTCACCACGGCTCCGTCCACATCTACGGCGTGATCGACACGGTCAACTACCCCGGCACGTCGAGCTTCCTGCGCTACCAGTACCCGTCCGCGCTGCCGCAGGAGGTCATCGAGCGGATCACCACCGCTTCCCGCCGGGTCATCGAGCACCTCGGACTCGACCACGTGGCGTTCAACGTGGAGTTCTTCTGGGACGAGCCCTCGGGCGCGGTGTACCTGCTGGAGATCAACCCGCGGCACTCCCAATCCCACGCGCCGCTGTTCGAGGCCGTTGACGGTGTGCCAGAGTCCGGCTCGGCGCGAAGATCTGGCGACCGGTGTCCTCCGACGACGACCCGTGCCCGGCCGTGCTCGAATTCATCCCCTACCGCAAGCGCGACCTGA
- a CDS encoding CocE/NonD family hydrolase, protein MSSDDDPCPAVLEFIPYRKRDLTALRDSIHHPYMAGHGYACVRVDLRGSGESEGVLTDEYLEQELRDGEEVLAWLADQPWCSGRTGMMGISWGGFNALQLAARRPESLGAIATVCSTDDRYADDVHYMGGCLLSDNLSWASTMFAYNSCPPDPALVGDRWREMWLERLDNSGLWLHEWLRHQRRDDYWRHGSICEDYGSVDCAVLAVSGWADGYSNAVFRMLENLDAPRKGLIGPWSHKYPHLGQPGPAIGFLQELVRWWDRWLKDVDNDVMDGPMLTTWMQDSVPPSTAYSDRPGRWVGEPEWPSPLVSPARHPLHPHHIGSPGSEPVEAERPVQSPLSVGQFAGKWCSYNAPPDLPYDQREEDGGSLVFETDPLEERHEILGGPVVDLDVEVSEPVAMVAVRLSDVRPDGAATRVTYGLLNLTHRDSHDRPEPLEPGRRYQISVALNGVAQSFPPGHRIRLSVSTSYWPLAWPPPRPVQLTVHTGRSSVVLPWRPRGSAAETEVRPFDDPEGSPPAPSSQLVPGEQRWTVSRDLVSYESALEVVKDLGVSRIDDIDLELTRDAWERYSWTGDDFDSVRGENTWWMGFRRGDWHVRTVTHTVLTSTPDEFRLHARLDAYEDEERVLSKNWQHTIPRDHV, encoded by the coding sequence GTGTCCTCCGACGACGACCCGTGCCCGGCCGTGCTCGAATTCATCCCCTACCGCAAGCGCGACCTGACGGCGCTGCGCGATTCGATCCACCACCCCTACATGGCCGGGCATGGCTACGCATGCGTGCGAGTGGACCTGCGCGGCAGCGGCGAGTCCGAGGGAGTGCTCACCGACGAATACCTGGAGCAGGAACTCCGCGACGGCGAAGAGGTGCTCGCCTGGCTCGCCGACCAGCCGTGGTGCAGCGGCCGGACCGGGATGATGGGCATCTCCTGGGGCGGGTTCAACGCTCTGCAACTGGCAGCACGCCGCCCGGAGAGCTTGGGCGCGATCGCCACCGTGTGCTCCACCGACGACCGGTACGCCGACGACGTGCACTACATGGGCGGCTGCCTGCTCAGCGACAACCTGTCTTGGGCGTCCACGATGTTCGCCTACAACTCGTGCCCGCCGGACCCGGCGCTGGTCGGCGACCGGTGGCGCGAGATGTGGCTCGAGCGGTTGGACAACAGCGGGCTGTGGCTGCACGAATGGCTGCGGCACCAACGCCGTGACGACTACTGGCGGCACGGTTCGATCTGCGAGGACTACGGGTCGGTCGACTGCGCGGTGCTGGCCGTGAGCGGGTGGGCCGACGGGTACTCCAACGCGGTGTTCCGGATGCTGGAGAACCTCGACGCGCCCCGCAAGGGCCTGATCGGGCCGTGGTCGCACAAGTACCCGCACCTCGGCCAGCCCGGCCCCGCCATCGGTTTCCTGCAGGAACTGGTGCGCTGGTGGGACCGCTGGCTCAAGGACGTCGACAACGACGTGATGGACGGTCCGATGCTGACCACCTGGATGCAGGACAGCGTCCCGCCGTCCACGGCCTACTCGGATCGGCCCGGCCGGTGGGTCGGTGAACCCGAATGGCCCTCGCCCCTCGTCTCACCCGCCCGGCACCCGCTGCACCCGCACCACATCGGCAGCCCCGGTTCGGAGCCGGTGGAGGCGGAACGTCCCGTGCAATCTCCGCTGTCGGTGGGCCAGTTCGCCGGGAAGTGGTGCTCCTACAACGCTCCGCCGGACCTGCCGTACGACCAGCGGGAGGAGGACGGCGGCTCGCTGGTGTTCGAGACCGATCCGCTCGAGGAGCGCCACGAGATCCTGGGAGGTCCCGTCGTGGACCTCGACGTCGAGGTGAGCGAACCGGTCGCGATGGTCGCGGTGCGGCTTTCCGACGTGCGCCCGGACGGAGCGGCCACCCGCGTCACCTACGGCCTGCTCAACCTCACCCACCGCGACTCCCACGACCGGCCGGAGCCGCTGGAACCGGGGCGGCGCTACCAGATCTCGGTCGCGCTCAACGGCGTCGCGCAGTCGTTCCCGCCGGGGCACCGGATCCGGTTGTCGGTGTCGACGTCGTACTGGCCGCTGGCGTGGCCGCCGCCTCGCCCGGTGCAGCTCACCGTCCACACTGGACGAAGCAGTGTCGTGCTGCCGTGGCGGCCGAGGGGGTCCGCGGCGGAAACAGAGGTGCGCCCGTTCGACGACCCCGAGGGCTCGCCACCGGCGCCGTCGAGCCAGCTCGTGCCCGGTGAGCAGCGGTGGACGGTCTCGCGCGACCTCGTCAGCTACGAATCCGCGCTGGAGGTCGTCAAGGACCTCGGAGTGTCCCGGATCGATGACATCGATCTTGAACTCACCCGCGACGCGTGGGAGCGCTACAGCTGGACGGGCGACGACTTCGACTCGGTGCGCGGCGAGAACACGTGGTGGATGGGTTTCCGCCGAGGCGACTGGCACGTGCGCACGGTGACCCACACGGTGCTCACCTCCACGCCGGACGAATTCCGGCTGCACGCCCGGCTCGACGCCTACGAGGACGAAGAGCGGGTCCTGTCGAAGAACTGGCAGCACACCATTCCCCGCGACCACGTCTGA
- a CDS encoding thiamine pyrophosphate-requiring protein, which produces MSAPSTVADHVLARLAEWGVHRYYGYPGDGIGGIFASLRTLVSDGADTEFIQVRHEETAAFAACADVKYGGSEIGCCAVTSGPGAIHALNGLYDAKLDNQPVVALLGHTAQTAQGGGYYQEIDLLNLFKDVAGAYCEQLTVPSQVRHLVDRACRTALSQRTVTALVLPSDVLDMAAVPEPPQEHGYYRTSSVPSSPSTAPDAASLQRAAEVLNAGEKVAILAGAGALGASDALTAVADRLGAGVAKALLGKTVLDDALPWVTGPIGLLGSTASWHLMRECDTLLIVGSTMPYTEFYPEPGEARAVQIDVDGTRCGIRYDTEINLVGDAGATLEALLPLLRERADNGWREHVETWTRRWNSYSEARATADTSGLNPEFVVRELSARLPGDVMVSADCGTATSWYARTLEMRPGMLGSLSGTLLSMGGGLPYAIAAKFAHPERPVVALVGDGAMQMNGVNELITVAKYWREWADPRFAVLVLSNDDLSYVTWETRAMLGDKPFADAQHLPEVPYAKWAELLDLGGIRVDAADQAGAAWDAALSADRPTVIDAQVDPAVPMIPPHVTISQAVNTARSQLAGDPDALRIIADGIRETVGAKARSVLNTSFL; this is translated from the coding sequence GTGAGTGCTCCGAGCACCGTTGCCGACCACGTTCTCGCCCGGCTGGCCGAGTGGGGCGTGCACCGCTACTACGGCTATCCCGGAGACGGGATCGGCGGGATCTTCGCCTCGCTGCGGACGCTCGTGTCCGACGGTGCGGACACCGAGTTCATCCAGGTGCGCCACGAGGAAACGGCGGCGTTCGCGGCCTGCGCCGACGTGAAGTACGGCGGTAGCGAGATCGGGTGCTGCGCGGTGACCAGCGGCCCGGGCGCGATCCACGCGCTCAACGGGCTCTACGACGCGAAGCTCGACAACCAGCCGGTCGTCGCGCTGCTCGGGCACACCGCGCAGACCGCGCAAGGTGGCGGCTACTACCAGGAAATCGACCTGCTGAACCTGTTCAAGGACGTCGCCGGGGCGTACTGCGAGCAGCTGACGGTGCCGAGCCAGGTGCGCCACCTGGTCGATCGGGCCTGCCGCACCGCCTTGTCGCAGCGCACCGTCACGGCACTCGTGCTGCCCAGCGACGTCCTGGACATGGCGGCGGTTCCGGAGCCGCCGCAGGAACACGGCTACTACCGGACGTCGTCGGTGCCGAGCTCGCCGAGCACCGCGCCGGACGCGGCCTCGCTGCAGCGAGCGGCCGAGGTGCTCAACGCGGGGGAGAAGGTCGCGATCTTGGCGGGAGCGGGCGCTCTCGGCGCGAGCGATGCGCTCACGGCAGTGGCCGATCGGCTGGGCGCCGGTGTCGCGAAAGCCTTGCTGGGCAAGACGGTTCTCGACGACGCCCTGCCGTGGGTCACCGGCCCGATCGGGCTGCTCGGCTCCACGGCGAGCTGGCACCTGATGCGCGAGTGCGACACGTTGCTGATCGTCGGTTCGACCATGCCCTACACCGAGTTCTACCCCGAGCCCGGCGAAGCGCGGGCGGTGCAGATCGATGTGGACGGGACCCGGTGCGGGATCCGCTATGACACCGAGATCAACCTGGTCGGCGACGCCGGAGCCACGCTCGAAGCGCTGCTGCCGTTGCTGCGCGAGCGAGCCGATAATGGCTGGCGCGAGCACGTGGAGACGTGGACCCGGCGCTGGAACTCCTACAGCGAAGCACGCGCGACCGCGGACACGTCCGGGCTCAATCCCGAGTTCGTGGTGCGTGAACTGTCCGCCCGCCTTCCCGGCGACGTAATGGTCTCCGCCGACTGCGGCACCGCCACCAGCTGGTACGCGCGCACGCTGGAAATGCGCCCGGGGATGCTGGGAAGCCTCTCCGGCACCTTGCTGTCGATGGGCGGTGGACTGCCCTACGCGATCGCGGCGAAGTTCGCGCATCCGGAGCGCCCGGTGGTCGCGCTCGTCGGTGACGGCGCGATGCAGATGAACGGGGTCAACGAGCTCATCACCGTCGCGAAGTACTGGCGGGAGTGGGCGGATCCGCGTTTCGCGGTGCTCGTGCTCTCCAACGACGATCTCTCCTACGTCACCTGGGAGACGCGGGCGATGCTGGGGGACAAGCCGTTCGCCGACGCCCAGCACCTGCCCGAGGTTCCGTACGCGAAGTGGGCCGAGTTGCTCGACCTCGGCGGGATCCGGGTGGACGCCGCTGATCAGGCCGGTGCCGCTTGGGACGCGGCGTTGAGCGCCGACCGCCCGACCGTGATCGACGCCCAGGTGGATCCAGCGGTGCCGATGATCCCGCCGCACGTGACGATCTCGCAGGCCGTCAACACGGCCCGGTCCCAACTGGCCGGCGATCCGGACGCGCTCCGGATCATCGCCGACGGCATCCGGGAGACCGTCGGCGCCAAGGCCCGGTCAGTGCTCAACACGTCGTTCCTGTGA
- a CDS encoding phospholipase D family protein, which produces MTADERGNPTTTLDRRHPDGLAWSRGNLVHPLLDGVEYFHRLLSELTDIRAGDQVYFSAWIGDQDKPLDGPGTSLAALLFRALRTGASVHALFWWPYLSFTTDLIPDNRRFVATLRGLGGEAVLDQRVRPTGSHHQKFLVIRRPERPESDIAFVGGIDPCPSRRDDGAHHGDPHVQTSIDDVYGEQPAWHDAHLQVRGPAVDDVEHCFRERWEDSTALERGPLSLLDRKVRGRAQAAGLLPAALPAPPRCGPHSVQLLRTYPAKFPPYPFAPRGERSVARGYAKALRGASGFVYVEDQFLWSPMVAETFAEALRREPELHLIAVVPSRPEKGGPVEVATSDVAHGKALDLLHEAGGNRVDVYELENTHGLPIYVHSKVCVIDDHWATIGSANLNRRSWTYDSELTAAVLDERCAEPADQRTDASTFAQDLRLRLWREHLGRAHGEDDDLTDPVSGIEALRRAAADLERWHRNGRTAPRPAGHLRVHERPAASATTRAWAAPVGRAVMDPDGRPLRHRWTREW; this is translated from the coding sequence TTGACGGCCGACGAACGCGGCAATCCCACGACGACCCTCGACCGCCGCCATCCGGACGGCCTCGCGTGGTCCCGGGGCAACCTGGTGCACCCCCTGCTCGACGGCGTGGAGTACTTCCACCGGTTGCTCTCGGAGCTGACCGACATCCGAGCCGGGGACCAGGTGTACTTCTCGGCGTGGATCGGTGACCAGGACAAGCCGTTGGACGGCCCCGGTACCTCCCTCGCGGCACTGCTCTTCCGCGCCCTCCGCACCGGGGCCTCGGTCCACGCGCTGTTCTGGTGGCCGTACTTGAGTTTCACGACGGACCTCATTCCCGACAACCGGCGGTTCGTCGCCACGTTGCGGGGCCTCGGTGGCGAAGCGGTGCTCGACCAGCGGGTGCGCCCCACTGGGAGCCACCACCAGAAGTTCCTGGTGATCCGCCGACCGGAACGGCCGGAGTCCGACATCGCGTTCGTGGGAGGGATCGACCCGTGCCCGAGCCGCCGGGATGACGGCGCCCACCACGGCGATCCGCACGTGCAGACCTCGATCGACGATGTCTACGGTGAACAGCCCGCTTGGCACGACGCCCACCTGCAGGTGCGCGGCCCGGCGGTGGACGACGTCGAGCACTGCTTCCGGGAACGGTGGGAGGACTCCACGGCGCTGGAGCGGGGGCCGCTCTCGCTGCTCGACCGCAAGGTGCGCGGGCGGGCGCAGGCGGCGGGCCTGCTCCCTGCCGCGCTTCCCGCACCACCGCGCTGCGGCCCGCATTCGGTGCAGCTGTTGCGCACCTACCCGGCCAAGTTCCCGCCCTATCCGTTCGCTCCCCGGGGAGAACGCAGTGTCGCTCGCGGCTACGCGAAAGCACTGCGCGGCGCGTCGGGATTCGTCTACGTCGAAGACCAGTTCCTCTGGTCCCCGATGGTGGCCGAGACGTTCGCCGAAGCCCTCCGCCGCGAACCGGAACTGCACCTGATCGCCGTCGTTCCCAGCCGCCCGGAGAAGGGCGGCCCGGTGGAGGTCGCGACCAGTGATGTGGCCCACGGCAAAGCGCTGGACCTGCTGCACGAAGCAGGCGGGAATCGGGTCGACGTCTACGAATTGGAGAACACGCACGGATTACCGATCTACGTCCATTCGAAGGTGTGCGTCATCGACGACCACTGGGCCACGATCGGTTCGGCCAACCTGAACCGGCGCTCGTGGACCTACGACTCCGAACTCACCGCCGCGGTCCTCGACGAGCGGTGCGCGGAGCCGGCGGATCAGCGGACAGATGCGTCCACGTTCGCCCAGGACCTGCGCCTCCGTCTCTGGCGGGAACATCTGGGGCGAGCCCACGGCGAAGACGACGACCTCACCGACCCCGTCAGCGGAATCGAGGCGCTGCGCCGGGCCGCCGCCGATCTGGAGCGCTGGCATCGGAACGGCCGGACGGCGCCCAGGCCCGCAGGGCACCTCCGCGTGCACGAACGCCCGGCCGCTTCCGCCACCACTCGGGCGTGGGCGGCCCCGGTCGGGCGAGCCGTGATGGATCCCGACGGCAGACCCCTGCGCCACCGGTGGACCCGCGAGTGGTGA